A DNA window from Candidatus Zixiibacteriota bacterium contains the following coding sequences:
- a CDS encoding HAMP domain-containing protein, translating into MRLSIGRRFQLFVTGTIVIGAIVVFFVVRGVIKREYTHHFSQEIETADLVLDNYFETRFALLKTGIDILLSDPRFLAAVAEGDPTTAQYEVADFRQVVQADLFVIADETGRVFARDHAPGRITIDSLPLIGSRYEHEQKRMFSYLDGCVYQILTAPVLLGASQQAGRLLVGYRIDDDLLHRLKQLTGSEILVVSQSRIVASTNVDVSSSEQVVRLAAQLDQAKPRAVHTRALGSEDYLLLEHRLGAGTDLSVLLVRSLDAQLQPAIANISLYLIVLTLAASVLAILMIYRYTAAKLTAAVDRLVDAAGKISAGHLEHPITPLSDDELGYLATCFDNMRRTLLTNRETIARVQEERIQAERLATIGQLAAGIIHDFKSPMTAISLSVEALTHGLGGEAKRADYCRNIKNQVQRMVNMTQDLLDYAHGNKSLQLEDVPLVETLRRQVDHHRERYDRQRIGLHYEAPAEFIAAIDQHKIRRVVDNLLNNAFEALSPGHAVLVRILCNPEHVEIHVTDDGPGIPPQILADVFKPFVTHGKSTGTGLGLAISHKIVADHGGELSVSSAESRGAHFIMRLPASLIRHGSPASNLNSGVTA; encoded by the coding sequence ATGCGCCTGTCGATTGGACGCAGATTCCAGTTGTTCGTCACCGGCACGATCGTCATCGGGGCCATCGTGGTGTTCTTCGTCGTCCGCGGCGTCATTAAGAGAGAGTATACGCACCATTTCTCGCAGGAAATCGAGACTGCCGACCTGGTCCTCGACAATTATTTCGAGACTCGTTTCGCCCTGCTGAAGACCGGCATCGACATTCTGCTGTCGGACCCGCGATTCCTGGCGGCTGTGGCCGAGGGAGATCCCACCACCGCCCAATACGAGGTAGCCGACTTTCGCCAGGTTGTTCAGGCTGACCTCTTCGTGATTGCCGACGAGACCGGCCGCGTCTTCGCGCGGGATCATGCACCGGGGCGGATTACGATTGACTCACTGCCGTTGATCGGCAGCCGTTATGAGCACGAGCAGAAGCGGATGTTCAGTTATCTCGACGGTTGCGTCTATCAAATTCTTACGGCCCCGGTGTTGCTGGGGGCGAGTCAACAAGCGGGCCGGCTACTGGTTGGTTATCGTATTGATGATGACCTGCTGCACCGCCTGAAGCAATTGACCGGCAGCGAGATTCTCGTGGTTTCGCAAAGTCGCATTGTCGCTTCAACCAACGTCGACGTCAGCAGCAGCGAACAGGTGGTCCGGTTGGCTGCCCAGTTGGATCAGGCGAAACCGCGGGCGGTCCATACGCGGGCGCTGGGGAGCGAAGACTATCTGCTGCTCGAACATCGTCTCGGTGCCGGCACTGACTTATCGGTGCTTCTGGTACGCTCGCTCGATGCTCAACTTCAACCGGCCATCGCCAATATCTCGCTCTATCTGATCGTGCTGACTCTGGCTGCTTCGGTTCTGGCCATCCTCATGATCTATCGTTATACCGCTGCCAAGCTGACGGCCGCGGTTGATCGTCTGGTCGATGCCGCCGGCAAGATTTCCGCCGGCCATCTCGAACATCCGATTACTCCCTTGAGCGACGACGAACTCGGCTACCTTGCGACCTGCTTTGACAACATGCGCCGGACGCTGCTCACCAACCGTGAGACGATTGCCCGTGTGCAGGAGGAACGGATTCAGGCCGAACGGTTGGCCACCATCGGCCAGCTCGCGGCCGGAATCATCCATGACTTCAAGAGTCCGATGACGGCGATTTCGCTGTCCGTCGAGGCGCTGACGCACGGCCTGGGCGGTGAAGCCAAGCGCGCCGACTACTGCCGCAACATCAAGAACCAGGTGCAGCGCATGGTTAACATGACTCAGGACTTGCTTGACTACGCGCACGGTAACAAGTCGCTGCAGTTGGAGGACGTGCCATTGGTTGAGACCCTGCGGCGACAAGTCGACCATCATCGTGAACGATACGATCGCCAGCGGATCGGCCTGCATTATGAAGCTCCCGCCGAATTCATCGCTGCCATCGATCAGCATAAGATTCGTCGTGTGGTCGACAATTTGCTGAACAACGCCTTTGAGGCGCTCTCTCCCGGCCATGCCGTGCTCGTTCGGATTCTCTGCAACCCTGAGCACGTCGAAATCCATGTTACGGATGACGGACCGGGCATTCCGCCACAAATCCTGGCGGATGTCTTCAAACCCTTCGTCACGCACGGCAAATCGACCGGCACCGGCCTGGGACTGGCCATCAGCCACAAGATCGTCGCCGATCACGGCGGCGAGTTAAGCGTCTCCTCAGCAGAGAGCCGCGGCGCTCACTTCATCATGCGCCTGCCCGCCAGTCTCATCCGTCATGGCAGCCCCGCGTCGAATCTCAACAGCGGCGTCACAGCATGA
- the gmd gene encoding GDP-mannose 4,6-dehydratase: MRALITGVTGQDGSYLAELLLEKGYDVFGMVRRSSTENFERINHIKGRIHLVQADLFDQMSMLGLIEELRPAEVYNLAAQSFVPTSWSQPVLTGEFDALGVTKLLEAIRKVDRKIKFYQASSSEMFGKVQEVPQTEKTPFYPRSPYGVAKVYGHFITVNYRESYGIHASSGILFNHESPRRGLEFVTRKISYGAAAIKLGLTDVLYLGNLDAKRDWGYAGDYVDAMWRMLQLPEPDNFVISSNENHSVREFCEIAFGHVDLDYKQYVKVDQRFVRPAEVDILLGDSTHARTKLGWQPKVSFRQLVEMMVDADLALLNKRQRV; the protein is encoded by the coding sequence ATGCGTGCATTAATTACCGGAGTGACCGGCCAAGACGGCTCGTACCTCGCCGAGTTGCTGCTCGAAAAGGGCTACGATGTTTTCGGCATGGTGCGCCGATCCTCCACCGAGAATTTCGAGCGGATCAATCACATCAAGGGTCGCATTCATCTGGTGCAGGCCGACCTGTTCGACCAGATGTCAATGCTAGGACTGATCGAAGAGCTGCGCCCGGCCGAGGTCTACAATCTGGCCGCGCAATCGTTCGTGCCGACATCATGGTCGCAGCCGGTCCTCACCGGCGAGTTTGACGCGCTCGGCGTGACCAAACTGCTGGAAGCGATCCGCAAGGTTGACCGCAAAATCAAATTCTATCAGGCGTCGTCATCGGAGATGTTCGGCAAGGTGCAGGAGGTTCCCCAGACTGAAAAGACGCCGTTCTACCCGCGTTCGCCGTATGGTGTCGCCAAGGTGTATGGTCATTTCATCACGGTCAACTACCGGGAATCGTATGGCATACATGCCTCGTCCGGCATCCTCTTTAACCACGAATCACCGCGGCGCGGACTGGAATTTGTGACCCGCAAAATCTCTTACGGCGCAGCCGCAATCAAGCTGGGGTTGACCGACGTGCTATACCTGGGCAACCTTGACGCCAAGCGCGACTGGGGATATGCCGGCGACTACGTTGACGCCATGTGGCGGATGTTGCAGTTGCCGGAACCGGACAATTTCGTCATCTCCTCCAATGAGAATCATTCGGTGCGCGAGTTCTGCGAGATCGCGTTCGGCCATGTCGATCTGGATTATAAGCAGTATGTCAAGGTTGACCAGCGCTTCGTCCGGCCGGCAGAGGTCGATATTCTGCTGGGTGACTCGACCCACGCCCGTACGAAACTTGGATGGCAACCCAAGGTTTCTTTCCGCCAACTTGTGGAGATGATGGTCGATGCCGATCTGGCACTGTTGAACAAAAGACAGAGGGTATGA
- the pdxS gene encoding pyridoxal 5'-phosphate synthase lyase subunit PdxS, with amino-acid sequence MNDKDWTLKVGLAEMLKGGVIMDVTNAEQAKIAEDAGAVAVMALERVPADIRKAGGVARMSPVEKIEEIKAMVQIPVMAKCRIGHFAEAELLQELKVDYIDESEVLTPADEENHIEKHQFKIPFVCGCRNLGEALRRINEGAAMIRTKGEAGSGNIVEAVRHLRQIYGEIHALKKLDKERLKKTAKEYRVPVDLVKKTADRQDLIVPNFAAGGIATPADAVLCMKLGAQAVFVGSGIFKSSNPARLAKAIVTATTHYDDPAIVLEASRMLGDPMVGLEISKLPKEELLQYR; translated from the coding sequence ATGAACGATAAAGATTGGACGCTCAAAGTCGGCCTGGCGGAGATGCTCAAGGGCGGCGTGATCATGGACGTTACCAACGCCGAACAGGCAAAGATCGCCGAAGATGCCGGTGCAGTGGCGGTCATGGCGCTTGAGCGCGTACCGGCGGATATTCGCAAAGCCGGTGGTGTGGCGCGGATGTCGCCGGTAGAGAAAATCGAAGAGATCAAGGCCATGGTTCAGATCCCGGTAATGGCCAAGTGCCGGATCGGTCACTTCGCGGAAGCCGAACTACTGCAGGAGCTCAAAGTCGACTACATCGATGAGTCGGAGGTCCTAACCCCGGCCGATGAAGAGAATCATATTGAGAAGCACCAGTTCAAGATTCCGTTCGTTTGCGGCTGCCGCAATCTGGGCGAAGCTTTGCGTCGCATCAACGAAGGCGCGGCGATGATCCGCACCAAGGGTGAGGCCGGGTCCGGGAACATCGTTGAGGCCGTTCGACATTTGCGGCAAATCTACGGTGAAATCCACGCCTTGAAAAAGCTCGACAAAGAGCGTCTCAAGAAGACTGCTAAAGAATACCGCGTACCCGTGGATCTCGTTAAGAAGACTGCCGACCGCCAGGACCTGATCGTCCCGAATTTCGCCGCCGGTGGCATTGCGACACCCGCCGACGCCGTCCTTTGCATGAAACTTGGCGCCCAGGCAGTGTTCGTCGGCTCCGGTATCTTCAAGTCATCCAATCCGGCGCGCCTGGCCAAGGCCATCGTAACTGCGACAACGCACTACGACGACCCGGCCATTGTGCTCGAAGCGTCACGGATGCTTGGTGATCCCATGGTGGGCTTGGAGATCAGCAAGCTTCCGAAGGAAGAGCTGCTGCAGTACCGTTAG
- a CDS encoding carbohydrate binding family 9 domain-containing protein gives MNYSQLTIALLLLLCSTAASFAQTPFVPNEKPRLAVGRAAGAITIDGEIDDAGWIGAAKAENFAEHTPGDKVKPPVATEVLVTYDAENFYLAFICYDDPTTVRVTMRDRDEIFSDDYIGIILDTYGDAAWAYEIFVNPYGLQGDLKMLSDGEEEMTFDIVFESRGKLTTQGWQAEVAIPFSSLRFPHRPVQEWRATFWRNRSRSSRERSTWAAIDRDEPCFPCQFGYLTGIEGAAPGSRLEALPSLVGYQYSVPENLEDLRAGLKHENPDGEASLNLRYLLSSDLTADIAINPDFSQVESDAAQIDVNNNFALFYPEKRPFFQEGSDVFRTFTDVVYTRSLNDPLIAAKLTGRATPKTTVGYVGARDEISPIILPFDEHTDIVTAGKSVSNIGRVRQSIGEDSYVGAIITDRRLDNGGSGSVAGADVSLRFLKNYRLVGQLLASRTVEPADSDLYGAGDNATFNRGRHTAAFDGEKYWGSLIYAGLEREARVWNLELSYRGASSTFRADNGFVFRNNQREGDVWTGLFFRPNRKVVKEVSTSIALGRIWNYAGKRKDEWVSPEMVLLFPAQTTLELGYLFSRETYQGIFFPGIRDYRVGVSSRFIDAVTVELQAKKIRYIARRVEPPVLGRGWEYEAVASIKSFERLVVQPEYGYSELSFADGRKIYAGYVLRTKLNYQFTREWFLRLIVQYDNFDRVLNIEPLISYKFNPFTIFYAGSAHNYQNLPNSEDLALSGRQFFFKFQYLLRL, from the coding sequence ATGAACTACTCGCAATTGACGATTGCACTTCTGCTCCTGCTCTGCAGTACCGCCGCATCTTTCGCACAGACGCCATTTGTGCCTAATGAGAAACCACGATTGGCGGTCGGACGTGCCGCCGGCGCGATCACAATCGACGGGGAGATCGACGACGCCGGCTGGATCGGCGCTGCCAAGGCCGAGAACTTCGCTGAGCACACGCCGGGTGACAAGGTGAAACCGCCGGTTGCGACCGAGGTATTGGTAACCTACGACGCCGAGAATTTCTATCTCGCCTTCATCTGCTACGACGACCCGACAACGGTGCGCGTGACGATGCGCGATCGCGACGAAATCTTCTCCGACGATTACATTGGTATCATCCTCGACACCTATGGCGATGCGGCCTGGGCGTACGAGATTTTCGTCAACCCCTACGGACTGCAAGGCGACCTTAAAATGCTGAGTGACGGCGAGGAGGAGATGACCTTCGACATCGTCTTTGAGTCACGGGGGAAGTTGACGACGCAGGGTTGGCAGGCGGAAGTCGCCATCCCGTTCAGCAGTCTCCGTTTTCCGCATCGGCCGGTGCAGGAGTGGCGGGCAACGTTCTGGCGCAATCGGTCGCGCTCCAGCCGCGAGCGCTCGACCTGGGCCGCGATTGACCGCGACGAGCCGTGCTTCCCGTGTCAGTTTGGCTACCTGACCGGCATCGAAGGTGCGGCGCCGGGGAGCCGTCTCGAGGCATTACCGTCACTGGTCGGCTACCAGTACTCCGTACCTGAAAACCTGGAGGATTTGCGTGCCGGACTTAAGCATGAGAATCCCGATGGAGAGGCCTCGCTGAATCTGCGCTATCTGTTGAGTTCCGATCTGACGGCCGACATCGCCATCAATCCCGACTTCAGCCAGGTCGAATCAGATGCCGCACAGATCGACGTAAACAACAACTTTGCGCTATTCTATCCCGAGAAACGACCGTTCTTTCAGGAAGGCTCGGATGTCTTCCGCACGTTCACGGACGTGGTCTATACCCGCTCGCTGAATGATCCTCTGATCGCCGCGAAGTTGACCGGTCGGGCGACGCCAAAGACGACAGTCGGCTACGTCGGCGCACGGGACGAAATCTCCCCGATCATCCTGCCCTTCGACGAACATACCGATATCGTTACGGCCGGCAAGAGCGTGTCGAACATTGGCCGCGTGCGCCAATCGATTGGCGAGGATTCCTATGTCGGCGCCATTATCACTGATCGCCGCCTCGATAACGGCGGATCAGGCTCGGTCGCCGGCGCGGATGTCAGTTTACGATTTCTCAAAAACTATCGGCTGGTCGGCCAACTGCTGGCGAGCCGTACGGTAGAGCCGGCTGATTCTGACTTGTACGGAGCCGGCGATAATGCGACTTTCAATCGCGGCCGCCACACGGCCGCGTTCGACGGCGAGAAATACTGGGGCAGCCTGATTTATGCCGGTCTGGAACGCGAGGCCCGCGTCTGGAACCTGGAATTGAGCTACCGTGGTGCCAGTTCGACTTTTCGCGCCGACAATGGTTTCGTTTTCCGGAACAACCAGCGCGAAGGCGACGTCTGGACCGGGCTGTTCTTCCGACCCAATCGCAAGGTTGTGAAGGAAGTCTCAACTTCGATCGCACTGGGGCGAATCTGGAATTACGCGGGCAAGCGCAAGGACGAGTGGGTATCGCCGGAGATGGTGCTGCTTTTCCCGGCTCAAACGACGCTCGAACTGGGATATCTCTTCAGTCGCGAGACCTATCAGGGTATCTTCTTCCCCGGCATTCGCGACTATCGCGTCGGCGTCAGCAGCCGGTTCATCGACGCGGTTACAGTCGAACTACAGGCGAAAAAAATCCGCTACATTGCCCGCCGCGTGGAGCCCCCGGTGCTCGGACGCGGCTGGGAGTATGAGGCAGTGGCATCCATCAAGTCATTCGAGCGCTTGGTTGTGCAGCCGGAGTACGGGTATTCAGAGCTAAGCTTCGCCGACGGTCGCAAGATTTACGCTGGTTATGTATTGCGAACCAAGCTGAACTACCAGTTTACTCGCGAGTGGTTTCTTCGCCTGATCGTCCAGTATGATAATTTTGACCGCGTCCTCAACATCGAACCTCTGATCAGCTATAAATTTAACCCCTTTACCATCTTCTATGCCGGCTCGGCCCACAACTATCAGAATTTGCCGAACTCTGAGGACTTGGCACTCTCAGGCCGGCAGTTCTTCTTCAAGTTTCAGTACCTGTTGCGCTTATAG
- a CDS encoding histidine--tRNA ligase: protein MKYQRIKGTFDILPDESPKWIHLEKVVREVMRRFNYSEVRPPLFEMTELFARGIGEGTDLVSKEMFTFTDMGGRSLTLRPEATASVVRAYIEESLGKQAPLTKVFYIGPMFRQEKPQKGRQRQFHQFGAEAIGAADPRIDAEIIAISVQILQECGIEKYEVAINSVATPEIRARHRVELLKYIEPRAADLSAVDREKITRNPLRLFDSKEKSTREIMLDAPLLSKFYDDAVNRDFEIVMAALEKLGVPFVVDPRLVRGLDYYTRTAFEVRSSLLGAQDALSGGGRYDLLVAELGGDPTPAVGFAAGMERTLLAMEATGFKGLEASLLDLFIVAVNEDERREALTLAGRLREAGISVDLDFLGRSQKAQMKEAARQRARFAILVFSDDLATQQYTIKNLASGEQERLPYAGLMRVIVSV from the coding sequence ATGAAGTATCAACGAATCAAGGGCACTTTCGATATCCTCCCTGATGAGTCCCCCAAATGGATTCACCTTGAAAAGGTCGTCCGCGAAGTGATGCGGCGATTCAACTACTCCGAAGTCCGCCCCCCGCTGTTTGAAATGACCGAGTTGTTTGCCCGCGGAATTGGCGAAGGCACGGATCTCGTCTCGAAAGAGATGTTCACATTCACGGACATGGGTGGGCGCAGCCTGACGCTGCGGCCGGAAGCGACCGCTTCGGTCGTGCGCGCCTACATCGAGGAATCCCTGGGCAAACAGGCGCCGCTGACCAAAGTCTTCTACATCGGGCCGATGTTTCGGCAGGAGAAACCGCAGAAGGGTCGCCAACGGCAGTTTCATCAGTTTGGCGCCGAGGCGATTGGCGCGGCCGATCCGCGTATCGATGCGGAGATCATCGCTATCAGCGTGCAGATCCTGCAGGAGTGCGGCATCGAGAAGTATGAAGTGGCAATCAATTCTGTGGCGACGCCGGAAATTCGGGCTCGGCATCGGGTGGAGTTGCTCAAATACATCGAGCCGCGTGCTGCCGATTTATCTGCCGTCGATCGCGAGAAGATCACCCGCAATCCGTTGCGCTTGTTCGATAGCAAAGAAAAGTCGACGCGCGAAATCATGCTGGATGCCCCGCTGCTGTCGAAATTCTACGACGATGCCGTCAACCGCGACTTCGAGATCGTCATGGCAGCGCTGGAGAAGCTGGGCGTGCCGTTTGTCGTCGACCCCCGCCTGGTGCGCGGTCTCGACTACTACACGCGCACCGCTTTTGAAGTGCGCTCATCGCTGCTGGGTGCACAGGACGCGCTCTCCGGCGGCGGTCGCTACGATCTGCTGGTTGCCGAATTGGGCGGCGATCCGACACCGGCTGTGGGGTTCGCGGCCGGTATGGAAAGGACGCTGCTGGCGATGGAAGCCACCGGATTCAAGGGACTGGAGGCCAGTCTGCTGGACTTGTTCATCGTGGCTGTCAACGAGGACGAACGGCGCGAAGCGCTGACTTTGGCCGGCAGGCTGCGCGAGGCCGGGATTTCTGTTGACCTCGATTTTTTGGGCCGCTCGCAGAAAGCGCAGATGAAGGAAGCCGCGCGCCAGCGGGCGCGATTCGCGATTCTGGTCTTTTCGGATGACCTGGCGACACAGCAATATACGATCAAGAACTTGGCTTCCGGTGAACAGGAAAGGCTGCCGTACGCCGGACTGATGCGGGTCATTGTATCGGTGTGA
- the pdxT gene encoding pyridoxal 5'-phosphate synthase glutaminase subunit PdxT, which produces MPAVGILAFQGDFAKHREAFEKLKCGVRLVKSATQLSMCDYLVIPGGESSVIDRFIKSTGLDKPICEFAERKPVWGTCAGMILLAGTVTNDPTISPLGLLDIAVERNGYGRQFESFIEIGELSVNGTPEPLEMVFIRAPKISAIGTGVDVLGKCRGESVIVRRQNVIATAFHPELTNTLRFQEYFLSMSS; this is translated from the coding sequence ATGCCTGCGGTTGGAATTCTCGCCTTCCAGGGGGACTTCGCGAAGCACCGCGAAGCCTTCGAGAAGCTGAAATGTGGGGTGCGGCTGGTGAAATCCGCCACCCAGTTGTCCATGTGCGACTACCTCGTGATTCCCGGTGGCGAGTCATCAGTTATCGACCGCTTCATAAAATCCACTGGGTTAGACAAACCGATCTGCGAATTTGCCGAACGAAAACCGGTCTGGGGCACTTGTGCCGGCATGATCTTGCTGGCCGGTACGGTCACCAACGACCCGACGATTTCGCCGCTGGGTCTACTTGATATCGCGGTCGAACGCAATGGCTACGGCCGCCAGTTTGAGTCGTTCATCGAAATCGGAGAACTGAGCGTCAACGGCACACCCGAGCCACTGGAGATGGTGTTCATTCGGGCGCCCAAGATCTCGGCAATTGGAACCGGGGTTGACGTGCTCGGAAAGTGCCGCGGCGAGAGCGTAATAGTCCGGCGCCAGAATGTGATAGCAACGGCATTCCACCCCGAATTGACCAACACGCTCCGCTTTCAAGAGTACTTCCTCTCAATGAGTTCGTAG
- a CDS encoding VanZ family protein: MTRQLLLRRILPILYALAIITLSSMPNAQPPSFEIPNIDKFYHCLEYFIFGCLVFRAFPGIEASRKRIWLYLLLFAFGLAYAGLDETVQSFVPNRDSSLGDWLADATGYCLAGICVVAFRARRRHNDVDAEHRAQPAAPEEEWR, from the coding sequence ATGACCAGACAACTGCTCCTACGCCGGATTTTACCCATCCTCTATGCTCTCGCGATCATCACGCTGTCTTCAATGCCCAATGCCCAGCCGCCGTCGTTTGAGATTCCCAATATCGACAAGTTTTATCACTGTCTGGAATACTTCATCTTCGGTTGTCTGGTGTTTCGGGCATTTCCCGGCATTGAGGCCTCCCGGAAGCGGATTTGGCTCTACCTTCTGTTGTTCGCGTTCGGACTGGCTTACGCCGGTTTGGACGAAACTGTGCAGTCGTTTGTGCCGAATCGCGATTCCTCCCTTGGCGATTGGCTGGCCGATGCCACCGGCTATTGTTTGGCCGGTATTTGCGTTGTTGCTTTCCGCGCCCGCCGTCGCCATAATGATGTTGACGCGGAGCACCGGGCACAACCGGCTGCGCCGGAAGAAGAGTGGAGATGA
- a CDS encoding GDP-mannose 4,6-dehydratase: MRAFITGVTGFAGSHLAENLLAHGIEVAGTTLRGESRHNIRAVADQVKIVQASLEDTAILKKFLADYRPDWVFHLAALAAVGPSFSRPIETLEVNLMGTARLYETLRGCKSTKKIVFVSSADIYGPVPPEKMPIKPDYPLRPVSPYGASKAAADILSYQYYRAYGLPVVRVRAFNHTGPRQATGYVIPDFCSQIAKIERGRKRGVIKVGDLSAKRDLADVRDIVEGYRLAAKRGVVGEAYILASGKADRIRNYLELLTKMANAEITVRVDQALIRPVEVPLLVGNITKARKELGFRPRYRIEQTLLDTLEYWRMN, translated from the coding sequence ATGAGGGCATTCATTACCGGAGTGACCGGGTTTGCCGGTTCCCACCTCGCCGAGAATCTGCTCGCCCACGGCATCGAGGTTGCCGGAACAACCTTGCGCGGGGAGTCCCGCCACAACATCCGTGCCGTTGCCGACCAAGTCAAAATTGTACAGGCCAGTCTTGAGGACACGGCCATTCTTAAGAAATTCCTCGCCGATTATCGCCCCGATTGGGTGTTCCACCTCGCGGCCCTGGCGGCCGTGGGCCCATCATTCTCGCGCCCAATAGAAACTCTTGAAGTCAACCTGATGGGTACAGCACGCCTCTATGAGACTCTTCGGGGATGTAAGTCGACAAAAAAAATCGTGTTTGTGTCTTCGGCTGATATTTATGGTCCCGTGCCGCCGGAGAAGATGCCGATTAAGCCCGACTATCCGTTGCGGCCGGTGTCGCCGTATGGCGCTTCCAAGGCGGCCGCCGACATCTTATCGTATCAGTACTATCGCGCCTATGGTCTGCCGGTCGTGAGGGTTCGTGCTTTCAACCATACCGGCCCGCGGCAGGCGACCGGGTACGTGATCCCTGATTTTTGCTCGCAGATTGCCAAGATTGAGCGCGGACGGAAGCGGGGCGTGATCAAGGTAGGCGACCTATCGGCCAAACGCGATCTGGCGGACGTTCGCGACATTGTCGAGGGCTACCGCCTGGCGGCCAAACGCGGCGTGGTCGGCGAGGCGTATATTCTCGCCAGCGGCAAAGCCGACCGGATCCGCAACTATCTGGAGCTATTGACGAAGATGGCAAATGCCGAAATAACAGTCAGGGTCGACCAGGCATTAATCCGGCCGGTCGAAGTGCCGCTGTTGGTCGGCAACATTACCAAAGCAAGGAAGGAACTTGGCTTTCGGCCGAGATATCGGATCGAGCAGACGCTGCTCGATACTCTGGAATACTGGAGGATGAATTGA
- a CDS encoding nucleotide sugar dehydrogenase, whose protein sequence is MEDELKNQLAQKLKDRSAVVGVIGLGYVGLPLAIEYIHAGYRVVGFEISQAKIKLINAGGSDIGDVPAREVKKAVNAKKLRATGDFSQMRYCDVCTICVPTPLSKTKDPDVSYILTAVAQVKKFLHPGMLVVLESTTYPGTTEELILPQLEETGLKVGKDFYLAFSPERVDPGNAIYQTKNTPRVVGGHTPKCQQMAKIFYEAAINRVHIVSSTQAAEMVKLLENTFRSVNIGLVNEVALMCDRLKLNVWEIIEAATTKPFGFMPFYPGPGLGGHCIPIDPHYLSWKLKSLNYYSRFIELAGDVNSHMPEYVLERVTRNLNRRKRSLNGSRVVVLGVAYKRDIADVRESPALDCLNLLQKAGAKVFYNDPYVPRIRFDEHHRLDLKSTKLTAALLKSADLTIIITDHSDYDYQWIVDNSQAVFDTRNATKKVRRNRRKIERL, encoded by the coding sequence CTGGAGGATGAATTGAAAAATCAATTGGCGCAGAAACTGAAAGACAGATCGGCCGTCGTCGGCGTGATTGGCCTGGGTTATGTCGGCCTGCCGCTCGCGATCGAGTACATTCATGCCGGCTATCGCGTGGTCGGCTTTGAAATCTCGCAAGCCAAGATCAAGCTGATCAACGCCGGAGGTTCGGATATCGGTGACGTGCCGGCGCGCGAAGTGAAGAAAGCCGTCAATGCCAAGAAACTGCGGGCCACCGGCGACTTCTCGCAGATGCGCTATTGTGATGTCTGCACGATCTGCGTGCCGACGCCGCTGTCGAAAACCAAGGATCCGGATGTCTCCTACATCCTCACTGCGGTTGCCCAGGTAAAGAAGTTCCTCCATCCCGGAATGTTGGTGGTGCTGGAATCAACTACCTACCCGGGCACGACGGAAGAACTGATTCTGCCCCAACTGGAAGAAACCGGCCTGAAAGTCGGCAAGGATTTCTATCTCGCTTTCAGCCCGGAACGGGTTGACCCCGGCAACGCCATTTATCAGACCAAGAACACGCCGCGGGTGGTAGGCGGGCACACACCGAAGTGCCAGCAGATGGCAAAGATCTTTTACGAAGCGGCGATCAACCGCGTTCATATCGTCAGCTCGACGCAAGCGGCGGAGATGGTGAAACTGCTGGAAAACACCTTCCGATCGGTGAATATCGGACTGGTGAACGAGGTGGCGCTGATGTGCGATCGCCTGAAACTGAACGTCTGGGAGATTATTGAAGCGGCCACGACCAAACCGTTTGGGTTCATGCCCTTCTACCCGGGGCCGGGATTGGGCGGCCACTGCATCCCGATCGACCCGCATTACCTGTCGTGGAAACTGAAGAGTCTGAATTACTATTCTCGCTTCATCGAGCTGGCGGGCGACGTCAATTCGCACATGCCGGAGTACGTGCTGGAACGAGTTACTCGCAATCTCAACCGCCGGAAGCGTTCGCTCAACGGATCGCGAGTGGTCGTGCTGGGCGTGGCGTACAAGCGTGACATTGCGGATGTTCGCGAATCACCGGCATTGGACTGCCTGAACCTGTTACAGAAGGCCGGCGCCAAGGTCTTCTACAACGACCCGTACGTCCCGCGGATCCGCTTTGACGAACACCACCGACTTGATTTGAAATCCACCAAACTGACGGCGGCGCTGCTCAAGAGCGCTGATCTGACGATTATCATCACCGACCATTCGGATTACGACTACCAGTGGATCGTCGATAACTCGCAGGCAGTGTTCGATACGCGTAATGCCACCAAGAAGGTCCGGCGCAATCGCCGCAAAATCGAGCGGTTGTAG